In Nocardia sp. NBC_00403, the DNA window TCGCGTTGAGCGCGATGTCGAGCAGTCCGGCCTGCCAGGATCTTCGCATTCCGGTAACCAGTTCCGGCGCACTGTATTCCAGGCCGAGCAACAGCAACAGCAGCACCACGCCGATCTCGCTGGCGAGGTGAATGAACTCGTCGACATTGCTCAGCGCGATGAACCCGCCGTTGCCGAAGACCAGTCCGCCGATGAGATACAGGGGGATCGGCGACATTCCGATGCGTGCGGCGAGGCGGCCGAGCAGACCGAGGCCAAAAAATACCGCGCCCAGCTGGATCAGCGAGAGCGCGGTTCCTTCGAACACCATGGGTCAGCCGTGGCTTAGGATCTCGGCGGCGGCCTCGAGGCCCTCCGCGGTACCGACAATGACGAGTTGATCGCCCGAGGCGAACGTGAAATCGGGGCCGGGTGAGGCGATGACCTGGCCTGCCCGCATTACCGCAACGATGGAAGCTTTTGTCCGCGTGCGCATCTCGGTTTCACCGAGCATTCGCGCGTCATAGGGTGAGCCGCGCAGGATCGGGAACTGCCGCGTGTTGACACCGTCCAACTCCCGATGCT includes these proteins:
- a CDS encoding cation:proton antiporter regulatory subunit, which encodes MNVEVTPLPGIGVRKDFPIKSGHRRIGVIDRKDGTIDLILSRADNPDVTDQLHLSANEAAALANLLGAPQLVARLRAEHRELDGVNTRQFPILRGSPYDARMLGETEMRTRTKASIVAVMRAGQVIASPGPDFTFASGDQLVIVGTAEGLEAAAEILSHG